The following are encoded together in the Coffea arabica cultivar ET-39 chromosome 1c, Coffea Arabica ET-39 HiFi, whole genome shotgun sequence genome:
- the LOC113717197 gene encoding uncharacterized protein, translated as MVSVPIGKAWFFIIVSLFLCFLGSASASVEEADALFKWKASFQNPNNPLLSSWILQPNASNSSHIGKEIASPCTWYGVFCIGGSVNRLNLTNTSINGTLYRFPFSSLPNLEYVDLTLNYISGSIPPQIGNLSKLTYLDLQRNLFSNTIPREIGQLRNLQTLHLNGNGLNGSIPEEMGELRSLSDLALADNYLEGSIPASLGNLKNLTDLYFYNNLLSGAIPPEIGYLDNLVSIYMYRNHLSGPIPHSFGNLNMLEALHLYSNNLSGLIPPELGNLTSLDSLSLFNNKLNGSIPPSLGNLTNLTILHLYGNQLSGSIPKELGNLKFLEDLELSDNMLTGSIPATLGNLSNLQYFYVLKNQLSGPIPQELGNLTKLVAMIMAENQFSGHLPDKLCQGGILQNFTVNDNMLTGPIPRGLKNCTSLLRAIFSGNQLTGNLSEMFGVYPHLDFMDLSNNNFYGELSGNWGRCRSLSTLKIAENNILGHIPPELGNLTQLGVLNLSSNRLIGEIPKEFGKMTSMLNLFLQHNQLSGDIPQELGSLTQLLILDLSANSLNGAIPGTLGNCQKLFQLDLSSNFLSQTIPIQFGQLIQLCILNLSHNFLDGEMPSAFRNLQSVEILDLSYNNLSGLIPQDLDELPGSTHINISFNNLEGPIPLGKAFVNVTIEQVKGNKGLCGNITGLEPCESPPVEGSHKRHKGRRLVLIILLPLLGSLLLLCAFVGAFLLYERRKRAEKAEGMDVNGDDFYSISIFDGREMYKQILKATEDFNATFCIGEGGYGSVYKVKLPSADVVAVKRLHHSSEMTDRNGFLNEIKALTNIRHRNIVKLYGFCSNCKHSILVYEYLERGSLANILSKEAAAKKLDWQKRVNIIKGVAYALSYMHHDCSPPIVHRDISSNNILLDSEYEAHVSDFGTAKLLKKDSSNWSALAGTYGYIPPEFAYTMQVTEKCDVYSFGILALEIIKGKYPGDYISQLLCPTPGTGNLQLEDMLDQRLSHPTKEVEEALISIIKIARGCVAANPNSRPTMYIVSELLAVGAPSPQHLVENSATRTEDMIKIVDEDLEGQEQYILSGSS; from the exons ATGGTTTCTGTTCCTATTGGAAAGGCTTGGTTCTTCATAATTGTCAGCTTATTCCTTTGCTTCCTCGGAAGTGCTTCAGCTTCTGTTGAAGAAGCTGATGCACTTTTCAAATGGAAAGCCAGCTTCCAAAACCCGAATAATCCTCTGCTAAGTTCATGGATTCTCCAGCCAAATGCTTCAAATTCTTCTCATATTGGAAAAGAAATTGCCAGCCCCTGCACTTGGTATGGTGTTTTTTGCATTGGTGGAAGTGTCAACAGGTTGAACCTTACTAATACAAGTATTAATGGTACACTCTACAGGTTTCCCTTTTCATCCCTCCCAAATCTTGAATATGTTGATCTAACACTGAATTATATTTCGGGCAGCATACCACCTCAGATAGGTAACCTCTCCAAGCTCACATATCTTGATTTGCAGCGCAATCTATTTTCAAATACTATCCCTCGTGAAATTGGACAGTTGAGAAATCTTCAAACCCTTCATTTAAATGGAAATGGGTTAAACGGCTCAATTCCTGAGGAGATGGGGGAATTAAGGTCTCTAAGTGATCTTGCTTTGGCTGACAACTACCTTGAGGGATCCATTCCTGCTTCCTTGGGCAATCTGAAAAACTTGACTGACCTGTATTTCTATAACAATTTGCTTTCTGGGGCTATTCCTCCTGAAATAGGATATCTTGACAATCTTGTTTCAATCTACATGTACAGAAACCACTTATCAGGTCCTATTCCCCACTCTTTTGGTAACCTGAATATGCTAGAGGCCTTGCATCTTTACAGCAATAACCTCTCCGGTCTCATTCCTCCTGAGTTGGGCAATCTAACATCACTGGATAGTCTTAGCCTATTCAACAATAAATTGAATGGCTCAATCCCCCCATCACTAGGTAATCTAACCAACTTGACTATTCTGCACCTCTATGGCAATCAACTTTCTGGTTCAATTCCCAAGGAATTGGGAAATCTGAAGTTTCTCGAGGATTTGGAATTAAGTGACAATATGCTAACTGGTTCCATTCCTGCTACATTAGGCAATTTGAGTAACTTGCAATATTTTTATGTTCTCAAAAACCAACTTTCTGGTCCTATTCCCCAAGAGCTTGGAAATTTGACGAAGTTGGTTGCTATGATCATGGCTGAAAATCAGTTCTCTGGTCATTTGCCTGATAAGCTTTGCCAAGGTGGAATCCTTCAAAACTTCACTGTAAATGACAACATGCTTACAGGTCCAATTCCTAGAGGCTTGAAGAACTGCACAAGTTTACTTAGAGCTATCTTCAGTGGGAACCAGCTCACTGGAAACCTCTCAGAGATGTTTGGGGTCTATCCACACTTGGACTTCATGGATCTTAGCAACAACAATTTCTACGGAGAACTCTCAGGTAACTGGGGTAGATGTCGAAGCTTATCTACTTTGAAGATTGCAGAAAACAACATCTTGGGTCATATACCTCCCGAATTAGGAAATTTAACTCAACTAGGAGTACTTAATCTTTCCTCAAACCGCTTAATTGGGGAGATTCCAAAGGAATTTGGGAAAATGACTTCTATGCTAAATCTGTTTTTGCAACATAACCAACTGTCAGGTGATATACCTCAAGAACTGGGATCATTAACTCAACTACTCATTCTAGACCTGTCTGCAAATTCATTGAATGGCGCAATACCAGGAACTTTAGGAAACTGCCAGAAATTGTTCCAATTGGACTTGAGCAGCAATTTTTTGAGCCAAACTATACCTATTCAGTTTGGCCAATTAATTCAACTCTGTATCCTGAATCTCAGTCACAATTTTCTTGATGGAGAGATGCCATCCGCGTTTAGAAATTTGCAGAGTGTAGAAATACTAGATCTCTCCTATAATAATCTCTCTGGTTTAATTCCACAGGATTTGGATGAACTGCCTGGTTCCACTCACATTAACATATCTTTCAATAATTTGGAGGGTCCTATTCCCCTTGGCAAAGCATTCGTGAATGTCACTATAGAACAAGTAAAGGGAAATAAAGGTTTGTGTGGAAATATTACAGGGTTAGAACCTTGTGAAAGTCCTCCTGTCGAAGGAAGCCATAAGAGACACAAAGGCCGGAGACTTGTTCTCATAATTTTACTCCCTCTTTTAGGGTCACTGTTACTTCTTTGTGCCTTTGTTGGAGCCTTCCTTCTGTACGAGCGAAGAAAGAGAGCAGAAAAAGCTGAAGGTATGGATGTAAATGGAGACGATTTTTACTCTATATCAATATTTGATGGCAGAGAAATGTATAAGCAGATTTTGAAAGCCACGGAGGACTTTAATGCAACATTTTGCATTGGGGAGGGAGGTTATGGGAGTGTTTACAAGGTAAAGCTTCCATCAGCTGATGTAGTAGCTGTGAAGAGACTTCATCATTCATCTGAGATGACGGACCGCAATGGTTTCTTGAATGAGATAAAGGCCTTGACAAATATCAGACATCGAAACATTGTCAAGCTTTATGGTTTCTGCTCGAATTGTAAGCACTCAATACTGGTTTATGAATACCTTGAAAGAGGTAGCTTGGCAAACATTTTGAGCAAAGAAGCAGCAGCTAAGAAATTGGATTGGCAGAAAAGGGTGAACATCATTAAGGGTGTAGCCTATGCTTTGTCTTACATGCATCATGATTGTTCACCACCAATTGTTCATCGAGACATATCGAGCAACAATATTCTGCTTGATTCAGAATACGAGGCTCATGTTTCTGATTTCGGCACTGCTAAGCTTCTCAAGAAAGATTCATCCAATTGGAGTGCACTAGCAGGCACATACGGATACATTCCACCAG AGTTTGCCTACACAATGCAAGTGACTGAAAAATGTGACGTGTACAGCTTTGGGATACTGGCCCTAGAAATAATCAAAGGAAAGTATCCTGGTGATTATATATCTCAACTTTTGTGTCCTACACCTGGGACTGGAAACTTACAACTGGAAGACATGTTGGACCAACGGCTTTCACATCCAACTAAAGAAGTTGAAGAGGCTTTGATATCCATCATCAAGATTGCCAGGGGATGCGTGGCTGCTAATCCAAATTCTAGGCCAACAATGTACATTGTTTCTGAGTTGTTAGCAGTGGGTGCACCATCTCCGCAACATCTAG TGGAAAACAGTGCAACTCGGACAGAAGACATGATAAAGATTGTTGATGAGGATTTAGAGGGACAAGAGCAATATATACTTTCAGGTTCTAGTTAG